Proteins encoded within one genomic window of Arachis ipaensis cultivar K30076 chromosome B08, Araip1.1, whole genome shotgun sequence:
- the LOC110265246 gene encoding uncharacterized protein LOC110265246: MEIRVFFELMNKSRVAEEYVRKAAAEKESLGLEYAIFCGQPGHLANNCPEKKKFETGRVQQLRRVYTTSAVGTEGSETLIRGNYKMADKILNALFDSGATHSFIAFEKADELGLKIVVLGYDLKVYNATHEVVVTRLGCPQVPFRIQQREFMHDLFCLPMTGLDLILGLDWLSKNHVLLNCSEKSVCFMPEDTEGPVVLNSYYLNSMMVNYVFSDDIDKCSPNQEVEFTIELVPGAGLISSAPYKMSTLQMAELKSQLEDLLGKNFIRPSVFPWEVPVLLVKKKDGSMRLCIDYRQLNKVTVKNKYPLPRIDDLMDQLQGVGCSLADEIITSYMWNNSYLI; this comes from the exons ATGGAGATCAGGGTGTTCTTTGAACTCATGAACaagagtagggtggctgaggAGTATGTGAGAAAGGCTGCAGCAGAGAAGGAAA GTTTGGGACTGGAGTATGCTATTTTTTGTGGACAGCCTGGACACTTGGCCAATAATTGCCCAGAGAAGAAGAAGTTTGAGACAGGTAGAGTGCAGCAGCTGAGAAGAGTGTATACTACTTCCGCAGTAGGTACTGAGGGGTCAGAGACACTGATTAGAGGTAACTATAAGATGGCCGATAAAATTTTAAATGCCTTATTTGATTCTGGAGCAACACATTCGTTTATTGCATTTGAGAAGGCTGATGAATTAGGATTGAAGATAGTGGTCTTGGGTTATGATTTGaaggtgtataatgctacccatgaggtTGTGGTGACTAGGTTAGGATGTCCACAAGTTCCGTTTCGCATACAACAGCGTGAATTCATGCATGATTTGTTTTGTCTGCCGATGACTGGTCTTGACCTCATTCTGGGGTTGGACTGGTTATCCAAGAACCATGTTCTGCTCAACTGTTCTGAAAAATCAGTATGCTTTATGCCGGAAGACACAGAAGGGCCGGTTGTGCTGAATAGCTATTACTTGAATTCTATGATGGTGAATT ATGTGTTTTCGGATGATATTGACAAATGTTCACCTAACCAAGAGGTTGAATTCactattgagttggtgcctggagccGGTCTAATCTCGAGTGCTCCTTATAAGATGTCAACTCTACAAATGGCCGAGCTGAAGTCTCAGCTAGAAGATCTGTTGGGTAAAAACTTTATTCGGCCGAGTGTTTTTCCGTGGGAAGTGCCAGTGTTACTGGTGAAGAAAAAAGACGGGAGTATGCGCTTATGTATTGATTATCGGCAGCTGAATAAGGTTACTGTGAAGAACAAATATCCGTTGCCAAGGATTGACGACCTAATGGACCAATTACAAGGAGTCG GCTGTTCTCTAGCCGATGAGATTATTACTAGCTATATGTGGAACAATAGCTATTTAATTTGA